One Punica granatum isolate Tunisia-2019 unplaced genomic scaffold, ASM765513v2 Contig00021, whole genome shotgun sequence genomic window, AAGAGAATTCAAAATGTGACTTGTTCTATGTAGATCCTCCACCCGATTTCAGAGTCCCTGAACCCCGCAATAGCAACGATGGACAAAAAGAACTGGGCGAGGGATTGTGGGAAGGCGGCCTTCTCACCATAACTTTGACTTGACCCAAAAGAGGAGGAACACAACTCCGAGCACAACAGCAACCGGGGCCCATTTTCGAATCAGTGCCTGCACGGTATTGTAAATTTTGGGTGTGAATCAGTATATGCCAATCGCTCGATATAGGATTATATCTGGACAACCGGGGATAATCTCAAAGTTAATTGCATCAGAGAAAGAACCAAGGCTGCACTTGGGAGGTAGGGTAGAATTTTTATTCTACTTCCGTATTTGGCATGTAAACAAGGAATACATGAACTGGAAATGAGGCAAAAACAGCATAAAAAACAACTATTAAATTTACTTTGTCTGACATCATAGAAGACCCCATAAAATTTGTAAGCCATGGACCCAAAGAATGTTCAAGTTTATCATGATTCCCTTGCCTTGGGGATGCAATGTGAGTTCAAATATCAGATTATACCCAAGAGACTGGCAGATGCatacaaagaaattaataatatatacaccAATTTGCTGATAACTAAGAGAAGTTTTACAAAAGCATAGTTGAATGTAGTCATTCCTCTTGAGATTACCAGAATAACTTCAATTTTAAGATTAATAACCAATCTAACccaggaaaaggaaaaggaccGAGATGATGCTTAAACCTGCTAATAAATCTAACCCGCAAGAAAGATATCCAAATTCGACATTACAAAAGCAACAAGCAGCTACATAGTGTGGTATCCTTTCAATTAAAAGTGACCAATCATGCTAAAAACACAAAGCAGAGTAGCACAAGGAGCTGACCTGCCGATTTAAATCCCTAGCTTTGTCTGCATATATGCGCGATTCCGACGTTAAACGACTGGACATTTCACTAACCTCTGCAAATCAGAAGATACTTTCAACATTACAACCTTGACAAGATTGTCAGGAGGCTCACTAGAGATGCAACCTCAACTCAAAATAACATTGAAGGAACAAATCACCCATCAATTTTACAGAAAATTCCATTCGATACCAATGAAAGACAGGACTCATAAGTTTGTAGAATTCCACACAATAGATAAGATATGCTATTCCTAATATGATATTTCACCCATAAGTATTGCTTAGACACTGTAATCAACATCACATTACTGACttatccccaaaaaaaaacaaaaagaaaaaatcacaTCACTGAGATGAATGGAATGAAAGAGGATATATCTTACGATCCAACTTCTCTCCAACACCAAGAACCTCCTGCACATTCCTGGTCATGATCTGGTGGACCTCATAGAGTTCATCATTCAGCTTTGCTATATTCCTCTGAGTGCGTGTATCCTGATATAGTTTCTTGGTCTTTTGTATAAAGGTATcttaaacaaagaaaaaaagagagaacaaaAGAAGATAAGTCAAAAGGAGCCAAAACAGCAACAGAAGCAATGCACACACAGACATTTTCATGTGTTATCACTAAAGCCAACAAACAAAGGCGAGGCATACCAAACTTAATAAAGGCATAAGGTCTGGCTGCAGTTTCAATTTGAGCTCCATTAACACGCTCGAACTCATTCTTGAGATCCTCGAGGTATTGGAATGCGAGTTTCTTAGGATAAGCACGATCACACATAGTCAAGTAACAGACCCGTCCTTCGATGATGTAACTGACAGTTCCAATTAAGGCAACATTAAGAAACAGAAATACACGGTACAGGCAGATGCATAAACGAAACTGACGGCTAGATCTTCATAGAATTAAAAACCCAATTCCTCAGGGTGGAGAAATATCTATGGGTGACTCTCAAAATCCTTTCACATTGTGAAACTAAAGCAGCCCAATTACCAATGTCAAATCTAACATCCCACATGAACAAATTGTGGCAACACCAAACAAGTTTAGCAACTGGGAAAAAAAGCCCCTGGACGCCAATCGActgataatatatttttgaacACGGGCGCATCAGAATGGAAAGATAAGGTCAAGGAGAATACTGGAAAATGTAAGGACCGGTTTCAATTGACATTCTCGAAGGCTCATTTTGTCCCTTGGACAGATTCTTAAACAAAGCTTTGACTTGCTGCTTGTAAAACTCGGCATCATTCACATCTCGGCCATCGTCCAGTCCTTCTGCCAGTGGGAGACCATCAGTAACACGAGCAATCATAGTAATCTTGACCATCTTTCCTCCTCAGTGTCCAACAAAACTGCATCAACATAACAGATCCAGAAACACAACTCAAGTCAGCTTCCATAAAC contains:
- the LOC116189812 gene encoding 25.3 kDa vesicle transport protein, with translation MVKITMIARVTDGLPLAEGLDDGRDVNDAEFYKQQVKALFKNLSKGQNEPSRMSIETGPYIFHYIIEGRVCYLTMCDRAYPKKLAFQYLEDLKNEFERVNGAQIETAARPYAFIKFDTFIQKTKKLYQDTRTQRNIAKLNDELYEVHQIMTRNVQEVLGVGEKLDQVSEMSSRLTSESRIYADKARDLNRQALIRKWAPVAVVLGVVFLLFWVKSKLW